From Myxococcales bacterium, a single genomic window includes:
- a CDS encoding TetR/AcrR family transcriptional regulator, whose translation MARAKTKSPASERARGRGKRRVAASKAERRSHILAAARDVFAKRGYHQATIDDIVAETGVARGTFYLYFEDKRSVFSDLMDRFFTSLTMAINRIDVAPGAAPVAEQARANVRGIIGMCLADRAMTKILLSDAQGVDPAFDRKLSTFYDAVVQLLTDSLREGQKLGIVADGEPRVIAYLTIGALKELLYQAVTLGLAEESAEVLSQQVFDFVSQGYLRVHAREPKGRRAR comes from the coding sequence GTGGCCCGCGCGAAGACCAAATCGCCAGCGTCGGAAAGAGCGCGGGGTCGCGGCAAACGCAGGGTGGCGGCGTCCAAGGCCGAGCGCCGCTCGCACATCCTGGCGGCCGCTCGCGATGTGTTCGCCAAGCGGGGCTACCATCAGGCGACCATTGACGACATCGTGGCCGAGACCGGCGTCGCCCGCGGTACCTTCTACCTCTACTTCGAGGACAAGCGCTCGGTGTTCTCCGACCTCATGGATCGGTTCTTCACCTCGCTCACGATGGCGATCAATCGCATCGACGTAGCGCCGGGCGCAGCGCCGGTGGCCGAGCAGGCGCGCGCCAACGTTCGCGGCATCATCGGCATGTGTCTGGCGGATCGCGCCATGACCAAGATCCTGCTCTCTGATGCGCAGGGCGTAGACCCGGCCTTCGACCGCAAGCTCTCGACCTTCTACGACGCTGTGGTCCAGCTCCTGACCGACAGCCTGCGCGAGGGTCAGAAGCTGGGCATCGTCGCGGACGGTGAGCCGCGGGTGATCGCCTACCTGACCATCGGCGCGCTGAAGGAGCTGCTGTACCAAGCCGTGACGCTGGGCTTGGCGGAGGAGAGCGCCGAGGTGCTCTCGCAGCAGGTCTTCGATTTCGTCAGTCAGGGTTACCTGCGAGTGCACGCCCGGGAGCCCAAAGGGCGTCGGGCTCGCTGA